From the genome of Miscanthus floridulus cultivar M001 chromosome 10, ASM1932011v1, whole genome shotgun sequence, one region includes:
- the LOC136488014 gene encoding disease resistance protein TAO1-like — MEDLMHNFARYLLGDRLIVVDGKNGATPSTSSPVNNKSSGAYLALVSNFDAKQLDISSILPAGILALRFEGCGEMELSDGAFASFAKYLRLLDLSEYSVNKKLPDSIRHLKQLRYLKAPGIQDQVLPRSITGLHELRYLILLGSCQLKDLTESFQMLSNLLHLDLFGCSGLKALPDSFGRLWRLEHLDLSACSGIEALPESFGWLRNLRSHLDLSCCSGLKALPESFGGLDRLWHLDLSCCSGLKDLPTSFQYLTELRHLDLSGLSRLRALPMVSLPRELRHLNLSGCSGLAKELPAAPEPNELRHLDLSGCSSVCFLPSSYAKLGKLVHLNLSGCSSLMELPRVGRLDGGEWTRKLEHLDLSYCPQLMYMPDSSDLPKLQYLDLSGCFPIHEEEISNLVENVRRRGRACGPTWLKRGNQQFGAGAKLKSTADLL, encoded by the coding sequence ATGGAAGATCTCATGCACAATTTCGCAAGATACCTGTTAGGCGACAGGCTGATTGTTGTGGATGGTAAAAATGGAGCCACGCCATCAACATCGTCTCCTGTGAATAATAAGAGCAGCGGTGCCTACTTGGCATTGGTCAGCAATTTTGATGCCAAGCAATTGGATATCTCAAGTATACTGCCCGCTGGGATATTAGCGCTCCGGTTTGAGGGTTGCGGAGAAATGGAGCTCAGCGACGGTGCGTTTGCATCATTTGCCAAGTACCTTCGTCTATTGGACCTAAGCGAATACTCTGTGAACAAGAAGCTGCCAGACTCCATTCGTCATCTGAAGCAGTTGAGGTACCTCAAAGCTCCAGGAATCCAGGATCAAGTGCTTCCTAGGTCTATCACCGGCCTCCACGAGTTAAGGTACCTCATCCTGCTGGGGTCTTGCCAACTCAAAGACTTAACCGAATCATTCCAGATGCTCAGTAACTTGCTCCACCTCGACCTATTTGGATGCTCCGGGCTGAAGGCACTGCCCGACTCATTCGGGAGGCTATGGAGATTGGAGCACTTGGACCTGTCGGCGTGCTCAGGGATTGAAGCGCTGCCCGAGTCGTTCGGCTGGCTCCGAAATCTGAGGAGCCACCTGGACCTGTCATGCTGCTCGGGGCTAAAAGCACTGCCCGAATCATTCGGGGGTCTCGATAGACTGTGGCACCTGGACCTCTCATGCTGCTCGGGGCTAAAAGATCTGCCCACGTCCTTCCAGTACTTGACAGAGCTGCGGCACTTGGACCTGTCGGGCTTGTCCAGGCTACGAGCACTGCCCATGGTTTCGCTGCCCAGGGAACTGCGGCACCTGAACCTATCAGGGTGCTCAGGGCTAGCAAAAGAGCTGCCAGCTGCGCCGGAGCCCAATGAGTTGCGGCACCTGGACTTGTCCGGATGCTCGTCAGTATGCTTCCTGCCCAGTTCTTATGCTAAACTTGGAAAACTGGTGCACCTCAACCTGTCTGGCTGCTCTAGTCTAATGGAATTGCCCAGGGTAGGCCGACTGGATGGTGGGGAGTGGACTAGGAAATTGGAGCACCTAGACCTGTCGTACTGCCCGCAGCTAATGTATATGCCCGATAGTTCTGACCTACCAAAGCTGCAGTACTTGGACCTGTCGGGCTGTTTCCCGATACATGAAGAGGAAATCAGCAATTTGGTGGAGAACgtcagaagaagaggaagggcatgCGGGCCAACATGGCTGAAAAGAGGAAATCAGCAATTTGGTGCAGGTGctaagctgaaaagtactgctgatttgttgtga